A stretch of DNA from Lotus japonicus ecotype B-129 chromosome 4, LjGifu_v1.2:
AAGCTTCTCAaatctgcttctgcttccaatTCCAGTTGACAACTAGTAGTTTAAGGTACTGTTCATGTCTGCCTTTCTGTTTCAAGTTTTCAATGCATACACTTGCCAAATAATTTCTTGTTTGAAAGTTTTCTTAGTTTAGATGGGGTCTTGCAACTaggtgcatgtttgaaaatctttcTATAGTTGATTCCGTGGAAGAAGCTTCTATGGTAGTATTAGTAACTTatgagtttcagaattgattccgaTGAAAAAGAAGCTGATCCAaattccaaacatgctattttaCAATGATTATTCGGCACATGCACGATTGGTGTTGTTATATATTTTCAAGACAAGCACTTAAACCTTTTCCTCCTAGGATTTAATTAGTTACAAATTCATCAAAAGAAAAGGTTCACTATTAGACTATTTGGCTACACTTCCTAGATCTGTTCTGCAGCAATGATTTATTGATCACTGGTGTCCTCACATATAAAAACACTTGAGATTGTATGTTATCTAATATCTAACAAAGCTTGATTGATTGTGTTATTTGATCATGCTCTAAGCCCCAGGAAACATGGCAACAGAAGCACCTAGTTGGGCTGATCAATGGGGGGCTGGTGGTATTGGTGCCTTGGAAGATGACAACTCTGGATCCCAAAAGGACATTGGCAAGACCAAGAATTCAGGTGCTAAGAATGGTTTCAGCAAAGCTAAAGCAACTGCCTCAAATTGTGTGAAGTGGTTAAAAAGCCTGTGCACAAAAAAGAGTACATCCAAGCAAATGGAAGCATAAACTTTGTTGATCACTTTTTAATTTCAGCACTGTGGCATATACCAGTTTTgtaattttctttcaattttagtGATTTAAAGGTGTTTTCTTCAGTTATGCTGGATTGAATGGCCTAACAAGTTGATTCTGGAGCAAGACTTTCACTAATATAAATAGTATATTCACTATTTTGCATAACCCTGCATATATAGAACATGGTAGCTTTTAAGGTGAATGGTAGTAGCAGATTTTTACAAGCTaaactaaaaaacaaaaacatatataGTCTATTTTATTAATGGGTTTGGGCCTTAAGTCTTGCAACTAGCTGGGCTTAGTGATGGGTCTTATGTGCCTGGGGTGGATCCGCCCGATGATCATGGGCCCAAGTTCATTTTTGTACTTGTTTTTGTCGCACAGAATTTGGCTTGGTTAGTAATATTATCAgaatttcataaaaagaaaactTGAACTCTACATTTAAAGATTAGGTTCCCCTCTGTACCAAATAAAAGATTATGTTTCCCTAGGTGTATCAATTGATGGTACAATAAGTAGTTTGAAGTGAATTAATAAAGTAGTAAGTgtagttttgttttttatacATGAATTGAATCCAGTGCAAGTTGGGATCCACTATATCCTTGGTTTCTCACAGGAAGCAATAACCCAGTTTGGAGGGCCACAGTCTGAGTCAGATAGTACCAGGACCACCACAATGCCACTGGACAGTGGCTCCCATTTTCATAATCATAATATTGCCCTTCTCTTCCTCCCCAACTCATTCATTTCATTCCTCTTCACACACTCACACATTCTATTCTCCTCTGTGCTCAAATTTTCACAAACATGGATAACTGTAACTACTCTACTCCTCCTTCAAGTTCCACACAAGCAGAGGAGGCTTCAAGCTTGAAGAAAAGGTTCCTCAAGAGAGCTAAGGAGCACAGGTCCAGGCTCTATATCCTAAAGAGGTGCATTATCATGTTACTGTGTTGGCAGAAGTATGAACAGTAAGTAACATTCAGGTTAACTACACCAACATCTGGTTGTTGCCTAGAGTAGCTTCTTTTTCCTTAGAATCAATTCAGTCATCTAGAATTCCTCCTCCTCAGCAGAACTGATTTAATTAGCATcgagaatcaattgtagaagaattttcaTACATACGCACATAGTGGAATTTTTAAGGTAACCTACAAGCTCTTTTGTACTCACTAGCAATATTATGTTGTGGATTATTCAATGACAAAGTTGGGAACTTTATGGCACCTCTGAATTACCCTCTGTCTGAAGATTCCTTGAATTGAATTCTTTTGAGCATTAAAGAAGATGGTAGTTCAAATTAATGACAAGGATTTTACTAGC
This window harbors:
- the LOC130711998 gene encoding uncharacterized protein LOC130711998, producing the protein MATEAPSWADQWGAGGIGALEDDNSGSQKDIGKTKNSGAKNGFSKAKATASNCVKWLKSLCTKKSTSKQMEA